The following proteins are co-located in the Brevibacillus laterosporus DSM 25 genome:
- a CDS encoding transposase produces MGEIRKTYSKDFKLKAVRLYLSGEQGYKTLTRDLGISDPSILRRWVDHYRKEGIQGLDEKRGRTKNPLRGRPRIRPESTEEEIVRLRAENEFLKKWLGLEKR; encoded by the coding sequence ATGGGGGAAATTAGAAAAACATATTCAAAGGATTTTAAGTTAAAAGCCGTACGGCTTTATTTGAGCGGTGAACAAGGGTACAAAACACTTACAAGGGATCTCGGCATTAGTGACCCTTCTATTTTAAGAAGATGGGTTGATCATTATAGAAAGGAAGGTATACAGGGACTAGATGAAAAACGCGGGAGAACAAAAAATCCTCTTAGAGGAAGACCACGAATAAGGCCAGAGAGTACGGAGGAAGAGATAGTTCGATTACGTGCAGAGAACGAATTCTTAAAAAAGTGGCTAGGTCTAGAAAAGAGGTGA
- the purH gene encoding bifunctional phosphoribosylaminoimidazolecarboxamide formyltransferase/IMP cyclohydrolase: protein MGKKRALISVSNKTGVVEFASQLVKLGFEVISTGGTATLLADAGVKVTGISEVTQFPEMMDGRVKTLHPAIHSGLLAVRDNKEHVEQMATQGFEYIDIVAVNLYPFKETISRTDVSYEDAIENIDIGGPTMLRSAAKNHAYVTVVVDANDYELVLTEIREKQNTSLETRKRLAAKVFRHTAAYDSLISRYLSEQTGEELPESFTVTYEKAQELRYGENPHQMAAFYRDALATRGNIATCKQLHGKELSYNNINDANAALAILAEFSEPTVVAVKHTNPCGVGVGVTIHEAYQKAYDADPVSIYGGIVAANRPIDRETALLLKEVFLEIIVAPAFEPEALIILQAKKNVRLLQMDTIASSEHKGILSSAFQITSVHGGALVQEWDRKALDPTAIMVVTERSPSEEELTQLEFAWKVVKHVKSNAIVLAKSDKTIGVGAGQMNRVGSAQIAITQAGEEAKGAVLASDAFFPMSDTVEAAAQAGITAIIQPGGSIRDQESIDACNRHGIAMIFTGVRHFKH from the coding sequence GTGGGGAAAAAGAGAGCACTGATTAGCGTATCTAACAAAACAGGTGTGGTGGAATTTGCGAGCCAGCTTGTCAAGCTAGGTTTTGAGGTCATTTCAACTGGGGGTACAGCGACGCTTTTAGCTGATGCAGGTGTTAAGGTAACAGGAATATCAGAGGTAACTCAGTTTCCAGAAATGATGGATGGACGGGTAAAAACTCTGCATCCAGCTATTCACAGTGGTTTGCTGGCAGTTCGTGATAATAAAGAACACGTGGAGCAAATGGCGACCCAAGGTTTTGAATATATTGATATTGTAGCTGTAAATCTTTATCCGTTTAAGGAGACGATCTCTAGAACAGATGTTAGCTATGAGGATGCGATTGAAAATATTGATATCGGTGGCCCAACTATGCTGCGCTCCGCTGCAAAGAATCATGCATACGTGACTGTAGTTGTTGACGCCAATGACTATGAGCTTGTGTTGACTGAAATTCGAGAAAAACAAAACACCAGTCTAGAAACCCGCAAGCGTCTAGCGGCTAAAGTATTTCGTCATACGGCAGCCTACGATTCTCTCATCTCACGTTATCTAAGTGAACAAACAGGTGAGGAATTGCCAGAGAGCTTTACTGTTACCTATGAAAAAGCCCAGGAACTCCGCTATGGAGAAAATCCTCATCAGATGGCAGCCTTTTATCGAGATGCGTTGGCTACTAGGGGCAATATCGCTACATGCAAACAACTTCACGGCAAAGAACTTTCCTATAATAATATTAACGATGCTAATGCTGCACTAGCTATATTGGCTGAATTCAGCGAACCAACAGTAGTTGCAGTAAAACATACCAATCCATGTGGGGTAGGTGTGGGAGTGACAATTCACGAGGCTTACCAAAAAGCGTATGATGCTGACCCTGTCTCTATTTATGGAGGGATCGTAGCAGCGAATCGCCCGATTGATCGTGAAACAGCTTTATTACTAAAAGAAGTATTTTTAGAAATTATTGTAGCGCCAGCTTTTGAACCAGAAGCGTTGATTATTTTGCAGGCAAAGAAAAATGTACGTTTACTTCAGATGGACACAATAGCTTCTTCTGAGCATAAAGGTATATTAAGCTCGGCTTTTCAAATTACTTCTGTGCATGGTGGAGCGCTTGTGCAAGAATGGGATCGCAAAGCGCTTGACCCTACTGCTATAATGGTCGTAACTGAACGTTCGCCAAGTGAAGAAGAGCTAACTCAACTAGAGTTCGCTTGGAAGGTGGTCAAACACGTTAAGTCTAATGCGATCGTTCTAGCTAAATCAGATAAAACGATCGGTGTTGGTGCGGGGCAGATGAACAGAGTAGGTTCAGCTCAGATTGCGATCACGCAAGCTGGAGAAGAGGCCAAGGGAGCAGTTCTTGCCTCGGATGCTTTTTTCCCAATGTCTGATACAGTAGAAGCGGCAGCCCAAGCAGGAATTACAGCTATTATTCAACCTGGTGGCTCTATTCGAGACCAAGAATCGATCGATGCGTGCAATCGTCATGGCATTGCTATGATTTTCACAGGTGTCCGTCATTTTAAACATTAA
- a CDS encoding branched-chain amino acid ABC transporter substrate-binding protein produces the protein MNKKGSMGLFTAILTTGLVLSGCTGAGQSTGKEVIKIATQSPLSGAYANIGDAIKQGAGYALQEEKEEFAKMGFELQLFPQDDQADPKQGVTNAQLLVANKDVLGVIGHYNTGVAVPSSSKYEAGKLVMVSPANTGITLTEEGKKTVHRICARNDVQGPAAARYAKNTLGVKNVFIINDKTAYGTGLTDQVKAQFEKDGVGILGLEGITVGEKDYSAVINQVVSSKPDLVFFGGIYSEGGLLFKQARDKGYQGIFMGGDGIDSSELVTIAGSAAEGVIYTSAAGDVTQTAEGKKWAEAYEKATNKKPETYSVYGYDAMKVLLNGLKNSIKANGNKKPSREQVLDAVHKTKDFQGQFTKVTFTEKGDNEFAQVFVYKFENGKATFVTKAE, from the coding sequence ATGAACAAGAAAGGTAGCATGGGACTCTTTACCGCCATATTGACTACTGGATTAGTTTTATCAGGCTGTACAGGAGCAGGCCAAAGCACTGGAAAAGAGGTAATTAAAATAGCTACACAAAGCCCACTATCTGGTGCATACGCAAACATTGGTGACGCGATTAAACAGGGAGCAGGATACGCACTTCAGGAGGAGAAGGAAGAATTTGCGAAAATGGGATTCGAACTACAGCTATTTCCTCAGGATGATCAGGCTGATCCTAAACAAGGTGTTACCAATGCCCAGCTACTGGTTGCCAACAAGGACGTACTGGGGGTGATCGGTCACTACAACACCGGTGTTGCTGTTCCGTCCTCTTCAAAGTATGAAGCTGGCAAACTAGTTATGGTCTCTCCCGCTAACACAGGCATTACACTCACAGAAGAAGGGAAGAAGACAGTCCATCGCATTTGTGCACGAAATGATGTACAAGGCCCCGCAGCTGCCAGATACGCCAAAAATACGCTTGGTGTAAAAAACGTATTCATTATTAATGATAAGACAGCGTATGGTACAGGATTAACTGACCAAGTAAAAGCTCAATTTGAAAAGGATGGGGTGGGAATACTTGGTTTAGAAGGCATTACTGTAGGCGAAAAGGATTATAGTGCTGTGATTAATCAGGTAGTCTCTAGCAAACCAGATCTGGTCTTCTTTGGGGGGATTTATTCGGAAGGAGGTCTGTTATTTAAGCAGGCTCGTGATAAGGGATATCAGGGGATTTTTATGGGTGGGGATGGAATCGATTCCTCTGAATTAGTGACGATTGCTGGCAGTGCTGCTGAAGGGGTTATCTATACATCGGCAGCGGGGGACGTTACCCAGACTGCTGAAGGAAAAAAATGGGCTGAGGCTTATGAAAAAGCAACTAACAAAAAACCAGAAACCTATTCCGTTTACGGTTATGATGCGATGAAAGTATTACTGAATGGTTTGAAAAATTCTATTAAGGCAAATGGTAATAAAAAGCCTAGCCGAGAGCAAGTGTTAGATGCTGTTCATAAAACGAAAGACTTTCAAGGACAATTTACCAAAGTCACCTTTACAGAAAAGGGGGACAATGAATTCGCCCAGGTATTCGTCTACAAATTTGAAAATGGAAAAGCCACTTTTGTAACCAAAGCAGAGTAG
- a CDS encoding NAD-dependent epimerase/dehydratase family protein, which translates to MLQKKTALLAGASGLVGGHLLSFLLEASEYERIYVVVRKALPIDHPKLEQAVLSFENLDQYGSLFSCTHIYCCLGTTRKKAKSKEQFQRVDYEYPLTMARLAKQQGAEKFLLVSALGANVNSLFFYNQLKGRMERDITHLQLPTTLIFRPSLLLGKRHEYRFAEHWAGKLVPFLSPLLIGPLATYRAIPAEEVAYSMYQAAQQSIVGNHVYKSSLIHDIAQSRFPKS; encoded by the coding sequence ATGCTCCAAAAGAAAACAGCCCTTCTTGCGGGTGCAAGCGGACTGGTAGGAGGACATTTACTCTCTTTCTTGTTAGAAGCTTCTGAATATGAGCGTATATATGTGGTTGTACGTAAGGCACTACCTATTGATCATCCTAAACTCGAACAAGCTGTTCTTTCTTTTGAAAATCTGGATCAATACGGCTCTCTTTTCTCTTGTACGCATATCTATTGTTGTCTTGGTACCACACGAAAAAAGGCCAAAAGTAAGGAACAGTTTCAACGTGTTGATTATGAGTATCCATTGACCATGGCTCGCCTAGCTAAACAACAAGGCGCTGAAAAATTTCTATTGGTTTCTGCTCTAGGTGCAAATGTGAACTCTCTTTTCTTTTACAATCAATTAAAAGGAAGGATGGAACGAGACATTACACATCTCCAGCTGCCTACTACCTTAATCTTTCGTCCTTCCCTATTACTAGGTAAACGTCATGAGTATCGATTTGCCGAACATTGGGCAGGTAAGCTGGTTCCTTTTCTCTCTCCCTTGTTAATAGGCCCATTGGCGACTTATCGTGCTATCCCTGCTGAAGAAGTAGCCTATAGCATGTACCAAGCCGCCCAACAAAGCATTGTCGGAAATCATGTGTACAAATCATCTCTTATACATGATATTGCTCAATCACGTTTTCCTAAATCCTGA
- a CDS encoding IS3 family transposase, producing MKPKDKCCFFELIKELSKKYSITLLCKITKVSRSGFYKWLSREKHPTSKQLVNEKLREMIMECHQEVKGIYGYPRIKVWLFRRYGLKVNHKRVYRIMKELGIQALIRKKRKFFGRKEKVVISENKLNRNFCASRPNEKWATDITYILFNGRRLYLSVIYDMYNNEVVAYKTSKRNDLRLVMDTVKLAIKKRDVSGVLLHSDQGYQYTSKQYNQFLQQYKIVASMSRKGNCLDNACIEGFFGHLKTECLYLHSFQTDKEVEEALHGYINFYNQQRFQSRLKNLSPIEYRTQVA from the coding sequence GTGAAACCGAAAGATAAATGCTGTTTTTTCGAGCTTATTAAAGAATTGTCTAAAAAGTATTCTATTACTTTATTGTGTAAAATTACGAAAGTATCTCGTAGTGGTTTTTACAAGTGGCTTTCTCGTGAGAAACACCCCACCTCAAAACAATTGGTAAATGAAAAATTAAGAGAAATGATCATGGAGTGTCATCAAGAGGTCAAAGGTATTTACGGGTATCCCCGAATAAAAGTGTGGTTATTTAGAAGGTACGGGCTAAAAGTCAATCATAAACGTGTGTATCGCATTATGAAGGAACTTGGGATACAAGCGCTAATCCGTAAAAAACGAAAATTCTTTGGGCGCAAAGAGAAGGTTGTCATCTCCGAAAACAAGCTGAATCGAAATTTTTGCGCCTCACGGCCAAATGAGAAATGGGCTACAGATATTACCTACATACTATTTAATGGTCGCCGTCTTTATCTGTCTGTCATATACGACATGTATAACAACGAAGTTGTTGCCTACAAAACAAGCAAACGTAATGATTTACGACTCGTAATGGATACCGTAAAATTAGCGATTAAAAAGCGGGATGTAAGCGGAGTCCTCCTACACAGTGATCAAGGATACCAGTACACCTCAAAGCAGTATAACCAGTTCCTTCAGCAATATAAAATCGTAGCAAGTATGTCTAGAAAAGGTAACTGTTTAGATAACGCCTGTATTGAGGGGTTCTTTGGGCATTTAAAAACAGAGTGTTTGTACCTTCATTCGTTTCAAACAGATAAAGAAGTGGAAGAAGCTCTTCACGGTTACATTAATTTCTATAATCAGCAACGGTTTCAATCTCGATTAAAAAACCTGAGTCCGATAGAATACCGAACTCAGGTAGCCTAG
- a CDS encoding adenine deaminase C-terminal domain-containing protein, with product MRARKLTEIAYKQLIRTAKGLEAASVWITGGTILDVYTKSWRKADIVLAGERIAYVGEKVPLVNDDTICINAKDKYIVPGYIEPHAHPFQWYNPFTLADYALQTGTTTMISDSLFFFQLLPYDKLSSLFGEINKHPMKQFFWARLDSQTLPDPEGVFQRERIKELLDHPLVIQAGELTDWRGILDEREELLEGMRYALDLGKRIEGHHPGASYQTLALAAAHGVGACHESMKAEELLHRLQVGMYATLRHSSIRPDLPKLITEWLELDLPWSPRMMLTSDGATAPMLRNGVMDYTIRVAIESGMPIEEAYVMATLNSATYYGMDTEIGGIAPGRLADILLLTEKNNPTPETVIANGLIIVQEGQVVAKVPKSQMSDYVSGSLIMEEMVSDQWFLFPDKTQALSLDTLPVICMINAVISKLDETTVIHDWEELIQIPDAMLAVLIDPKTKQLTKAILRGFAVELEALATSFHASTEFLVLGRNPQSMKAALQEIMASKGGVAIIEKGEVLFHIPLPIGGKMTDESMEIVMEKSERFTTLMKERGYRFDDPIYSLLFFTATHLPFVRFTKAGIYEVKTGSLIYPATPL from the coding sequence GTGAGGGCAAGAAAACTAACAGAAATTGCTTATAAACAATTGATTCGTACGGCAAAAGGACTTGAAGCTGCTAGTGTGTGGATTACTGGAGGGACAATATTAGATGTATATACGAAGTCCTGGCGAAAAGCAGACATAGTCTTGGCTGGTGAGCGTATTGCTTATGTGGGAGAAAAAGTACCACTAGTGAATGATGATACAATTTGTATAAATGCAAAGGACAAGTATATCGTTCCTGGATACATAGAGCCACATGCTCATCCTTTTCAATGGTATAACCCGTTCACTTTAGCTGATTATGCCCTACAAACAGGGACTACGACAATGATAAGTGATAGCTTATTCTTTTTTCAATTGTTGCCGTATGACAAGCTCTCTTCGCTTTTTGGTGAAATAAATAAGCATCCTATGAAGCAATTTTTTTGGGCCCGATTGGATTCACAAACGTTACCTGATCCAGAAGGTGTTTTCCAACGTGAAAGGATAAAGGAGCTGTTAGATCACCCTTTAGTGATTCAGGCCGGAGAATTAACCGATTGGAGAGGCATATTGGATGAACGAGAAGAGTTGTTAGAGGGCATGCGTTATGCTCTGGATCTAGGTAAGCGAATAGAGGGACATCATCCAGGTGCTTCTTATCAGACATTGGCTCTAGCAGCTGCTCATGGGGTAGGGGCTTGTCATGAAAGTATGAAGGCGGAGGAGCTGTTGCACCGCTTACAAGTGGGAATGTATGCCACACTTCGTCATTCCTCCATTCGACCTGATCTGCCCAAATTGATCACAGAATGGCTAGAGTTAGATTTACCTTGGTCGCCTCGTATGATGCTGACATCCGATGGAGCAACAGCTCCGATGCTTCGAAACGGAGTAATGGACTACACGATCCGAGTTGCGATTGAGTCAGGTATGCCAATTGAGGAAGCCTATGTGATGGCAACCCTGAATTCTGCTACGTATTATGGCATGGATACCGAAATAGGTGGAATTGCTCCAGGTCGTCTGGCTGATATATTGTTACTTACGGAAAAAAATAATCCAACCCCAGAAACAGTCATTGCAAATGGTCTTATTATCGTACAGGAGGGGCAGGTAGTTGCAAAGGTACCAAAGAGTCAAATGAGTGATTATGTTTCTGGTAGTCTCATCATGGAAGAAATGGTGTCTGATCAATGGTTTTTGTTTCCAGATAAGACGCAAGCCCTTTCCTTAGATACTCTTCCTGTAATCTGTATGATTAATGCGGTTATTAGTAAATTAGATGAAACAACCGTTATTCATGATTGGGAGGAGCTTATTCAAATACCGGATGCGATGCTTGCAGTATTAATTGATCCAAAAACGAAACAATTGACGAAGGCTATTTTACGAGGCTTTGCAGTTGAGCTGGAGGCATTAGCTACCAGTTTTCATGCATCCACAGAATTTCTCGTGCTAGGTCGTAATCCTCAATCGATGAAAGCGGCCCTACAGGAGATCATGGCATCAAAAGGTGGAGTGGCGATCATCGAAAAGGGGGAAGTGCTTTTTCATATACCCTTACCTATAGGAGGGAAAATGACAGATGAATCGATGGAGATCGTTATGGAAAAAAGCGAGCGCTTTACCACTTTAATGAAGGAACGTGGATATCGATTTGATGATCCAATTTATTCCTTATTATTTTTTACTGCCACCCACTTACCCTTTGTTCGTTTTACCAAGGCTGGAATCTATGAAGTGAAGACTGGTTCCTTGATTTATCCTGCTACTCCGCTCTAA
- the purD gene encoding phosphoribosylamine--glycine ligase, which yields MKVLVVGSGGREHTLVWKLAQSPKVEKIFCAPGNGGTAALVQNVPIQVTDYAALAQFAKDEEIDVTVVGPEDPLLGGIVDFFTLRNLPIYGPSAKAAKLEGSKSFAKCLMRKYDIPTAEYESFLDFESAIAYVREKGAPIVIKADGLAQGKGVILAFSLEEAEEAIRQIMQDSKFGQAGSRIVIEEFMQGEELTLLSFIDGETVKPMIPSQDHKTVFDGDKGPNTGGMGAYAPVPQVKDSDIQHMIDTIVQPMASAMVAEGIPFRGILYTGIMLTEEGPKVVEFNARFGDPETQVVLPLLETDLIDIIMATLNGSLADLDINWSKQSAVTVVMASPGYPGDYPKGAIITGVDVPVADSPKQDNQEIVFHAGTKQEADHFVTSGGRVLAVTALADSLQLAKEKAYQAVAKISFTGAHYRRDIADKAFKKV from the coding sequence ATGAAAGTTTTGGTAGTAGGCAGCGGGGGAAGGGAACACACCCTCGTGTGGAAACTGGCACAAAGCCCTAAAGTGGAGAAAATATTCTGCGCTCCGGGTAATGGCGGAACCGCTGCTCTGGTGCAAAACGTTCCGATCCAGGTGACAGATTATGCGGCACTGGCTCAGTTTGCGAAAGACGAGGAAATTGATGTTACCGTTGTCGGTCCTGAAGATCCACTTTTAGGAGGGATTGTAGATTTCTTTACTCTACGTAACCTACCTATATATGGTCCAAGTGCAAAAGCTGCAAAACTGGAAGGCAGCAAGTCCTTTGCTAAATGCCTGATGAGAAAATATGATATTCCAACTGCGGAATATGAATCTTTCCTCGATTTTGAATCTGCTATTGCTTATGTAAGAGAAAAAGGGGCCCCCATTGTTATTAAGGCGGATGGTCTGGCACAAGGAAAAGGTGTCATTCTAGCTTTTAGCTTAGAGGAAGCAGAAGAAGCAATCCGCCAGATCATGCAGGATAGTAAGTTTGGTCAAGCTGGAAGCCGCATTGTTATTGAAGAGTTTATGCAAGGAGAAGAATTAACGTTGCTCTCATTTATTGATGGAGAGACCGTTAAACCAATGATTCCTTCTCAGGATCATAAAACGGTATTTGATGGAGATAAAGGACCTAATACCGGTGGAATGGGTGCGTATGCTCCTGTACCTCAAGTAAAGGATAGCGATATACAACATATGATAGATACGATTGTTCAACCAATGGCTTCTGCTATGGTAGCGGAAGGCATCCCATTTCGTGGTATTTTGTACACGGGAATAATGCTTACCGAGGAAGGGCCTAAGGTTGTAGAATTTAATGCCAGATTTGGCGATCCAGAAACACAAGTCGTATTGCCTTTATTGGAAACGGATTTAATAGATATTATTATGGCCACATTAAATGGAAGCTTGGCCGACTTAGACATCAATTGGAGTAAACAGAGTGCGGTTACAGTTGTTATGGCTTCACCAGGATATCCGGGGGATTATCCTAAGGGGGCTATCATTACTGGTGTGGACGTGCCTGTAGCCGATTCGCCTAAACAAGACAATCAGGAGATCGTGTTTCATGCTGGTACGAAACAAGAAGCTGATCATTTTGTAACAAGTGGTGGACGGGTACTGGCGGTAACTGCTTTAGCAGACTCCTTACAGCTAGCAAAAGAAAAGGCGTATCAGGCTGTAGCAAAGATATCCTTTACAGGTGCACATTATCGTAGAGATATTGCTGATAAAGCTTTTAAAAAGGTATAG
- a CDS encoding HTH domain-containing protein produces the protein MGKTRANSKVFTEQEMKHLEANPYVQHVTYKSITYAPAFKVAAVKAYQEGQTPMEIFCGAGFDIDVIGHDKPKTCLKRWRNVYQIHGEIGLLEEQRGKKSTGRPSTTELSVEEKLKRAEARIKFLEAENDFLKKLDALEKQKLQR, from the coding sequence GTGGGAAAAACAAGAGCTAATTCAAAGGTTTTCACGGAACAAGAAATGAAACATCTTGAAGCTAACCCTTATGTTCAGCATGTAACGTACAAAAGTATTACTTATGCACCAGCATTTAAGGTAGCAGCTGTCAAAGCGTATCAAGAGGGACAAACACCTATGGAAATTTTTTGTGGTGCTGGTTTTGACATAGACGTTATTGGTCATGACAAACCAAAAACATGCTTAAAACGTTGGCGTAATGTGTATCAAATTCATGGAGAGATCGGCCTTTTAGAAGAACAACGAGGAAAGAAAAGTACGGGTAGACCCTCGACAACGGAGTTGTCCGTAGAGGAAAAGCTTAAACGAGCTGAGGCGCGTATCAAGTTTTTAGAGGCGGAGAACGACTTTTTAAAAAAGCTCGACGCGCTCGAAAAGCAGAAGTTGCAGAGGTAA
- a CDS encoding branched-chain amino acid ABC transporter permease codes for MYMWQILPQVLVDGLTLGFMYAVVALGYTMVYGILEFINFSHGEIFMVGAFVGTEVLLVMEANGVLQGMNPFLALILALIISMVLTGLLGIGIERVAYRPLRNAPRLVPLISAIGVSFFLQDVVRFAEAIHRDAFYLTGPILFPGKIDIGIAQIPSKAVIVVVVAIVMMITLTLFINKTKWGIAMRAVSQDQSTASLMTINVDKVIMLTFLIGSSLGGATGVLFAQNYGTIDPYIGFILGMKAFTAAILGGIGNLRGAMLGGVLLGLIESLAGAYMGPLTGGAFGGEYKDVIGFAILILVLLFKPEGLLGEAIKEKV; via the coding sequence ATGTACATGTGGCAGATCCTACCTCAAGTGTTGGTTGACGGACTTACCCTCGGCTTCATGTATGCAGTTGTGGCCTTGGGTTACACAATGGTGTATGGAATCTTAGAATTTATAAACTTTTCACATGGAGAAATTTTTATGGTGGGAGCGTTTGTAGGGACAGAAGTGCTTCTTGTTATGGAAGCTAATGGGGTATTGCAAGGAATGAACCCATTTTTGGCTCTGATTCTTGCTCTGATTATCAGTATGGTGTTAACCGGTTTATTGGGTATAGGGATTGAACGGGTTGCTTATCGGCCTCTACGGAATGCCCCGCGATTAGTCCCACTGATATCTGCCATTGGTGTATCCTTCTTCTTGCAGGATGTCGTTCGTTTTGCAGAAGCGATTCATCGGGATGCCTTTTATTTAACAGGCCCTATTTTATTCCCTGGAAAGATCGATATCGGTATCGCTCAAATTCCCTCAAAAGCTGTGATTGTTGTTGTCGTAGCTATTGTCATGATGATTACATTAACACTATTTATTAACAAGACAAAATGGGGCATCGCGATGCGTGCCGTTTCACAAGATCAATCCACAGCATCACTTATGACCATAAATGTGGACAAAGTTATTATGTTAACCTTCCTTATTGGTTCAAGCTTAGGTGGAGCGACTGGTGTGCTGTTCGCACAAAATTATGGAACGATTGATCCCTACATCGGCTTCATTTTGGGAATGAAAGCTTTTACTGCTGCTATCTTAGGCGGTATTGGTAATCTTAGAGGGGCGATGCTAGGAGGGGTGCTTCTTGGATTAATTGAGTCATTGGCTGGTGCGTATATGGGGCCGTTAACAGGAGGAGCATTCGGTGGAGAGTATAAGGATGTCATCGGATTTGCCATTCTCATTCTAGTGCTTCTGTTCAAACCCGAGGGTCTGCTTGGGGAAGCCATAAAAGAGAAAGTGTAG
- a CDS encoding YgaP family membrane protein gives MKKNVGRFDAYIRITLGLVGLGCAISKMSNYRYGKKPYGLLLWSAMKVAEGITRFCPILLAFGISTRKEDLVRQAMDKIIPTGLSLYNKTREATSSMKNRALKRTSTDQQVHSENEQATDHNSQNTHVEELARKAFESFVESEKQSDQASQKQSTHQNSSHLDQSQNKNSSTHDAE, from the coding sequence ATGAAAAAGAATGTTGGTAGGTTTGATGCCTATATTCGTATAACATTGGGACTAGTTGGTTTAGGATGCGCTATTAGCAAAATGTCAAATTATCGTTATGGTAAAAAGCCTTATGGTCTCTTACTATGGTCAGCTATGAAAGTAGCCGAAGGAATCACACGCTTTTGTCCAATCCTTTTAGCGTTTGGTATCAGCACAAGAAAAGAGGATTTAGTCCGTCAAGCAATGGATAAAATTATTCCAACAGGCCTTTCTCTTTACAACAAGACCCGAGAGGCTACCTCGTCGATGAAAAACCGAGCATTGAAGCGCACCTCTACAGATCAACAGGTACATTCTGAAAATGAGCAAGCAACAGACCATAACTCTCAAAATACGCATGTTGAAGAGCTTGCTCGTAAGGCTTTCGAAAGCTTTGTAGAAAGCGAAAAACAAAGTGATCAAGCATCTCAAAAGCAATCTACTCATCAAAACAGCTCACATCTTGATCAATCACAGAATAAGAATTCGTCTACTCATGATGCTGAGTAA